The Apibacter raozihei genome contains a region encoding:
- a CDS encoding CapA family protein, which yields MRLLIAMSSLFLFLISCNGKTETILSYPDSSKDSLSRSSLRDTITITAVGDIMLGSNYPLPNGLPGVNILDKTTPILKENSQLIIGNLEGTLFDSGGVAKRCNNPNLCFVFRTPFSYGEYLKNAGFDFLSIANNHSGDFGNYGRKATQKNLDSLKISYAGLLNECEYAIKEKDGTRYAFIGAGHNGGLVSVKEYSDIKRIIKEVRNKADIVIVMFHGGAEGSAHQHVSKKREIYAGENRGNVYDFAHSCIDAGVDLVIGSGPHVTRAIELYKNKFIAYSLGNFATYGNFNLKGPNGVAPILKIKIDRNGNFISGNVISTEQTEDTGKGPSVDQDNKALNYLKELTKSDFPEGNLIITDNGEINKNYPVN from the coding sequence ATGAGGCTACTGATTGCCATGTCTTCCCTATTTCTTTTCCTTATTTCTTGTAATGGAAAAACCGAGACAATACTCTCATATCCAGATTCTTCGAAAGATTCACTTTCCAGATCTTCTCTTAGAGACACAATAACAATAACTGCCGTTGGAGATATAATGCTCGGAAGTAATTACCCATTGCCGAATGGATTACCCGGAGTAAACATTTTAGATAAAACAACTCCTATTCTTAAAGAAAATTCACAACTTATTATTGGTAACCTTGAAGGTACTTTGTTCGATTCTGGTGGTGTTGCCAAACGCTGCAATAATCCAAACTTATGTTTTGTTTTCCGCACTCCTTTTTCTTACGGTGAATACCTTAAAAATGCCGGCTTTGATTTTTTGAGTATAGCAAATAATCATAGTGGTGATTTTGGAAATTATGGAAGAAAAGCTACTCAGAAAAATCTAGATAGCCTTAAAATATCCTACGCAGGATTATTAAATGAGTGTGAATATGCAATAAAGGAAAAAGACGGTACACGCTATGCTTTTATAGGTGCAGGACATAATGGTGGACTGGTAAGTGTTAAAGAGTATTCTGATATTAAAAGAATTATAAAAGAAGTCCGGAATAAAGCAGATATCGTAATTGTCATGTTTCATGGAGGAGCTGAGGGATCGGCTCATCAGCATGTATCTAAAAAACGTGAAATTTATGCTGGAGAAAACAGGGGAAATGTTTATGATTTTGCTCATAGTTGTATTGATGCAGGAGTTGATTTAGTTATAGGTAGTGGTCCGCATGTAACACGTGCAATTGAATTATATAAAAATAAATTTATAGCTTATAGCCTCGGTAATTTTGCAACTTACGGAAACTTTAATCTTAAAGGACCCAATGGTGTAGCTCCTATACTTAAAATTAAAATTGACCGTAACGGGAATTTTATTTCCGGTAATGTAATTTCTACTGAACAGACAGAAGATACTGGAAAAGGGCCTTCTGTAGATCAGGATAATAAGGCTTTAAATTATTTAAAAGAACTTACAAAATCAGATTTCCCTGAAGGAAATCTGATTATTACAGATAACGGTGAAATTAATAAGAATTATCCTGTAAATTAA
- a CDS encoding GIY-YIG nuclease family protein, protein MTELILGIGKFFTWSFKILPIIGHYVDWLYVAIISLFLLYWCKRIVGFGQKDKGYDGDHL, encoded by the coding sequence ATGACAGAATTAATTCTTGGTATTGGAAAATTTTTTACCTGGTCTTTTAAGATATTACCGATTATCGGTCATTATGTTGATTGGTTATATGTTGCTATTATCAGCTTGTTTTTATTGTACTGGTGTAAAAGAATTGTAGGATTCGGCCAAAAAGACAAAGGCTATGATGGTGATCATCTTTAG
- a CDS encoding C-type lectin-like domain-containing protein, which produces MIKNLQFSVFLLGGLCIGQVGVNTGAPGSTLDIRGSVSMPYKLINTAAYTFTDQDQFLDFRGAAVSLWYLPTAVSGNKNFVGRYYEIRNGSGVNITVYPAGSELIDVANNSNSQANVTIPSGYYAIIKSNGATSGVTWVATLIAPNSTTTVTQSRFSSSILGYSPSKTSERVVPAAFGGATVTEKGCEKWSVNGHTYCAYTLSAAKNFYDTFSFAKQVGGYVVTITSNDERTWLYTNILTKYALNNNIWIGYNKVAYPGNSTSFTWITGEDWTIDWTTSPNSTPQNYFNSGEPNNSGGSEGSCHIYGLTLNADRKWNDLSGSSTSQNSVNFDNVILEFNED; this is translated from the coding sequence ATGATTAAAAATTTACAATTTTCAGTTTTTTTACTAGGAGGCTTATGCATAGGGCAGGTCGGGGTTAATACCGGGGCTCCGGGTAGTACCCTGGATATTAGAGGTTCAGTATCTATGCCTTACAAATTAATTAATACTGCAGCTTATACCTTTACAGATCAAGATCAGTTTTTAGATTTTAGAGGTGCAGCAGTATCTTTATGGTATTTGCCCACAGCCGTTTCAGGGAATAAAAATTTTGTTGGTAGATACTATGAGATAAGGAACGGAAGTGGGGTTAATATTACTGTTTATCCCGCAGGTTCAGAACTGATAGATGTTGCTAACAACTCTAACAGTCAGGCGAATGTTACTATACCTTCAGGATATTATGCTATTATAAAAAGTAATGGAGCTACCAGTGGTGTAACATGGGTAGCTACCTTAATCGCTCCCAATAGCACAACTACGGTTACGCAGTCTAGGTTTAGTTCTTCAATTCTCGGATATTCGCCATCTAAAACTTCTGAAAGGGTTGTGCCGGCAGCATTCGGAGGTGCTACGGTTACTGAAAAAGGCTGTGAGAAATGGAGCGTGAACGGTCATACTTATTGTGCTTATACACTTTCAGCTGCTAAAAATTTTTACGATACATTTTCTTTTGCTAAACAGGTAGGAGGATATGTTGTGACCATAACATCAAATGATGAAAGAACTTGGTTGTATACCAATATTCTGACTAAGTATGCTTTAAATAATAATATTTGGATTGGATATAATAAAGTAGCATACCCTGGAAATTCCACCTCATTTACGTGGATTACAGGTGAAGATTGGACTATTGACTGGACGACCTCTCCTAATTCTACTCCGCAAAATTATTTTAATTCTGGAGAACCTAATAATTCAGGTGGAAGTGAAGGTTCTTGTCATATTTATGGTTTAACCTTAAATGCTGATAGAAAATGGAATGATTTAAGCGGATCTAGTACTTCTCAAAATTCTGTGAATTTTGATAACGTAATTTTAGAATTTAATGAAGATTAA
- a CDS encoding xylulokinase, whose translation MATEGPLVIAVDSSTTATKAIVVDQSGQVLQTAKNTIQLHTPAMDFYEHNPVRWWETTRDSIAQVVSKLSAKEKERIAAIGITHQRESFAPFDKEGRPIRNGILWLDARAKKQIQKFGSHYIHDLSGKPPGEPPAIYKLAWLKENEPETLDKAYKIVDVHGYIAWNMTGEWLSSEACADTLGLFDIRKRDYSQELLEIAGVRRDQMADLVPPGEVLGMLKSEWVSQWGLSKNIPVIAGAGDGMAAGLGAAAVTPDIAYLNLGTAVVAGVQSPEYKYDPVYRCYVAGIPENYIFEVVQHSGAYLAGWFRQALGDPKLLGEPDIRLDEEASKIPPGCEGLVTLPYWNAVQSPYWDAFARGAVVGWRGTHSRAHMYRSILEAITFEVKMNLEFLQKSTQTKLKSLRIMGGGTRSELWRQMVTDITGIPVTICLEDEISALGASVQAMASTGVFGNTDIAYASQQMARFGETIEPDMKKHEQYTEVGDIQKDIYPQLKDIFMRLNTLSEKYPSTRPESPKTEL comes from the coding sequence ATGGCAACAGAAGGACCTTTAGTAATCGCCGTAGATTCATCAACAACAGCTACTAAAGCTATTGTAGTAGATCAGTCCGGTCAAGTACTGCAGACAGCAAAAAATACAATTCAGCTTCATACACCGGCAATGGATTTTTATGAACATAATCCTGTCCGGTGGTGGGAAACAACCCGAGATAGCATTGCACAGGTTGTCTCTAAATTATCTGCTAAAGAAAAAGAACGAATAGCAGCTATAGGGATTACTCATCAGCGTGAAAGTTTTGCTCCTTTTGATAAAGAAGGGAGGCCTATCAGAAATGGAATTCTCTGGTTAGATGCCAGAGCAAAGAAACAAATTCAGAAATTTGGTTCACATTACATACACGATCTGTCAGGAAAACCTCCGGGAGAGCCTCCTGCTATATATAAATTGGCATGGTTAAAAGAAAACGAACCGGAAACACTGGACAAGGCATACAAAATTGTCGATGTTCATGGTTATATAGCATGGAATATGACAGGTGAATGGCTCTCTTCTGAAGCTTGTGCAGATACATTAGGTTTATTTGACATCAGAAAAAGAGATTATAGTCAGGAACTTCTTGAAATTGCAGGAGTTAGACGTGATCAAATGGCAGATTTAGTTCCTCCGGGAGAAGTGTTAGGTATGTTAAAATCCGAATGGGTTTCCCAATGGGGGCTTTCAAAAAATATCCCTGTCATCGCGGGTGCGGGTGATGGTATGGCAGCTGGATTAGGTGCAGCAGCAGTAACTCCGGATATAGCCTATTTAAATTTAGGAACAGCCGTAGTGGCTGGAGTTCAGAGTCCTGAATATAAATATGATCCTGTCTATAGGTGTTATGTAGCAGGAATTCCAGAAAATTACATTTTTGAGGTGGTTCAGCACTCAGGAGCTTATTTAGCAGGGTGGTTTCGCCAGGCATTAGGAGATCCCAAACTGTTAGGAGAACCGGATATTCGGCTGGATGAAGAAGCTTCAAAAATACCTCCGGGATGTGAAGGGCTGGTTACTTTACCTTACTGGAATGCTGTTCAAAGTCCTTACTGGGATGCTTTTGCAAGAGGAGCTGTAGTAGGTTGGAGAGGAACTCATTCACGGGCACATATGTATCGTTCGATCTTGGAAGCTATAACCTTTGAGGTAAAAATGAATTTGGAATTTCTTCAGAAAAGTACGCAGACTAAACTTAAATCTCTTAGAATTATGGGTGGGGGAACTCGTTCCGAATTATGGAGACAAATGGTTACTGATATTACAGGTATTCCGGTCACTATATGTCTGGAAGATGAAATATCAGCTCTAGGAGCTTCAGTGCAAGCTATGGCCAGTACTGGTGTATTTGGTAATACCGATATTGCTTATGCCTCACAACAGATGGCACGTTTTGGAGAAACCATAGAACCTGACATGAAAAAACATGAGCAATATACAGAAGTTGGTGATATACAAAAAGATATATATCCACAGTTAAAAGATATTTTTATGCGTTTAAATACATTATCAGAAAAATATCCTTCAACCCGTCCGGAATCACCAAAAACAGAATTATAA
- a CDS encoding xylulokinase, translating to MNAKKANDGPLVIAIDSSTTSTKAIIVDVNGKVWETAKRNIQLHTPAMDFYEHNPLRWWETTKECVGEVLSKLSAKDRERVSAIGITHQRESFAPFDEQGKPLRNGILWLDGRATKQIRKYGSPHVHDLSGKPPGVTPGIYKMAWIKENEPEIFEKAYKVVEVHGYIAWNLTGRWVSSVAATDSLGLLDIRNFDYSSELLNIAGVKREQMADLVSPADVMDMLKPELVAEWKLPKPIPVIAGLGDGQAAGIGAAAVSPDVAFLNLGTAVNAGVESPIYKCDPVFRTHVSGIKDNYVFEILQSSGSYLAGWFRQSLGDPKLLGEPDPLLDEEASKIPPGCEGLVTLPYWNAVQSPYWDSVARGAVVGWRGTHSRAHMYRSILESIGFEMKFNLESIQKGTGVPLKSIRAMGGGTRSKLWRQIMADTIGLPITVCLEDEISALGASVLAMAGIQAHGSKDVAHSAKEMASFGDTVEPDLSQTKRYNEVADIQRQLYPQLKNVFEQLYNLSEKYPSTKPESPKAEL from the coding sequence ATGAATGCAAAAAAAGCTAACGATGGACCTTTGGTTATAGCAATCGATTCATCAACAACTTCAACCAAAGCAATTATTGTCGATGTTAACGGAAAGGTCTGGGAAACAGCAAAAAGAAATATTCAGTTGCATACACCTGCTATGGACTTTTATGAGCATAATCCTTTACGATGGTGGGAAACTACAAAAGAATGTGTAGGCGAGGTGCTTTCAAAATTATCAGCAAAAGACAGAGAAAGAGTCTCCGCTATAGGTATTACACATCAAAGAGAAAGTTTTGCTCCGTTTGATGAACAGGGAAAACCTTTGCGTAATGGTATTCTTTGGTTAGATGGAAGGGCTACCAAGCAGATAAGAAAATATGGCTCTCCTCATGTGCATGATTTATCTGGTAAACCACCGGGAGTTACACCTGGAATTTATAAAATGGCATGGATAAAGGAAAATGAACCTGAAATATTTGAAAAAGCATATAAAGTGGTAGAAGTACATGGTTATATAGCCTGGAATCTTACCGGTAGATGGGTGTCCTCAGTGGCGGCCACTGATTCTTTAGGATTACTGGACATTCGTAACTTTGACTATAGTAGTGAACTTTTAAATATCGCAGGAGTAAAAAGAGAGCAAATGGCAGATTTGGTTTCGCCTGCTGATGTAATGGATATGTTAAAACCGGAACTCGTGGCAGAATGGAAACTGCCTAAACCAATACCTGTTATTGCAGGCTTGGGAGATGGACAGGCGGCAGGTATAGGAGCTGCTGCTGTATCTCCAGATGTAGCATTTCTTAACTTAGGAACTGCTGTAAATGCAGGGGTAGAAAGTCCAATTTACAAATGTGATCCGGTTTTCAGAACTCACGTATCAGGAATAAAAGATAATTATGTTTTCGAAATTCTTCAATCTTCAGGATCGTATCTGGCCGGTTGGTTCAGGCAATCATTAGGAGATCCTAAATTATTGGGAGAACCGGATCCGTTATTAGATGAAGAAGCATCTAAAATTCCTCCAGGTTGTGAAGGATTAGTAACACTTCCATATTGGAATGCCGTTCAAAGTCCTTATTGGGATTCAGTAGCTAGAGGTGCTGTAGTCGGATGGAGAGGAACTCATTCAAGAGCTCATATGTATCGTTCCATACTGGAATCTATAGGTTTTGAAATGAAATTCAATCTGGAATCTATTCAAAAAGGTACAGGAGTGCCGCTAAAATCAATCAGAGCTATGGGAGGAGGAACCCGTTCAAAGTTATGGAGACAAATTATGGCTGATACAATAGGGCTGCCGATTACGGTTTGTTTGGAAGATGAAATTTCAGCATTAGGAGCCTCCGTTCTTGCAATGGCAGGAATTCAGGCACATGGTTCTAAAGATGTAGCCCATTCTGCAAAAGAAATGGCAAGCTTTGGCGATACCGTTGAACCTGATTTATCACAGACCAAAAGATACAATGAAGTAGCAGATATACAGCGTCAATTATATCCACAATTGAAAAATGTTTTTGAACAACTTTACAATTTGTCGGAAAAATACCCGTCAACTAAACCTGAATCGCCAAAAGCAGAATTATAA
- the mutS gene encoding DNA mismatch repair protein MutS, with product MSKTKETPLMKQYNSIKARYPDAMLLFRVGDFYETFGEDAIKASKILGIVLTKRANGQATHIELAGFPHHSLDVYLPKLVRSGLRVAICDQLEDPSMAKGIVKRGVTELVTPGVTFNDKVLDAKTNNFLMSVHQGKNAVGIALLDISTGEFLIEEGDANKLRHIIDNFKPTEIIHQRRKQLPFEHKAYSFQLEDWAFQYDYAYEKLTGHFKTKSLKGFGIENMELAVIAAGSVFAYLVEDTHHKLLDHITNIQRLPQDTFVWMDDFTIRNLELIGGTDSQSVSLLKILDKTYTNMGGRMLRRWLLSPLKDVETINRRLDVVGFLIQHSDISIKIAEDLKGISDVERLLGKLAGERISPKELGYLRDSLLRYKSIEKVLKENNQKLALHFGQFKELQDVLTWMQSNLQDELPVALVKGNVIREGVSEDLDKLRTLKNHGKEYLENLCLKESERTGIPSLKIDFNNVFGYYLEVRNTHKDKVPAEWIRKQTLVNAERYITEELKEYETQILGAEEKISLLESDLYKDLCAKVKEKLIDIQSNTRIIATLDTLLSFSEVALENSYTHPHLNDSKVIDITDGRHPVIERQLPLGESYVANSVYLDDDKQQILMITGPNMAGKSALLRQTALIVLMAQIGSFVPAKNASLGIVDKIFTRVGASDNLSKGESTFMVEMNETASILNNISDRSLILLDEIGRGTSTYDGVSIAWAIAEYLHEHPTRPKTLFATHYHELNEMTTSFSRIKNFNVSIKELKGTIVFLRKLVPGGSEHSFGIHVAKLAGMPVKLTHRAEQILKTLEKNNQNEDLKERTKTLTDENMQLSFFQLDDPVLENIREEILKTDINSLTPIEALMKLNQIKKMIGG from the coding sequence ATGAGCAAAACAAAAGAAACTCCTTTAATGAAGCAATATAATAGTATCAAGGCCCGATACCCGGATGCAATGTTGCTTTTCAGAGTAGGAGATTTTTATGAAACTTTTGGAGAAGATGCTATTAAAGCTTCTAAAATTTTGGGTATAGTACTTACCAAAAGAGCAAATGGTCAGGCCACTCATATAGAACTGGCCGGATTTCCGCATCATTCATTAGATGTTTATCTGCCTAAATTAGTTCGTTCAGGTCTACGGGTTGCTATTTGTGATCAGTTGGAGGATCCTTCTATGGCAAAAGGGATTGTTAAAAGAGGAGTAACTGAGCTTGTTACACCCGGAGTAACCTTTAACGATAAGGTCTTAGATGCAAAAACCAATAACTTTCTAATGTCTGTGCATCAAGGCAAAAATGCTGTCGGAATAGCATTACTGGATATTTCAACCGGAGAATTCTTAATTGAGGAAGGAGATGCAAATAAGCTGAGGCATATTATAGATAATTTCAAACCGACAGAAATAATACATCAACGCCGAAAACAACTTCCATTCGAACATAAAGCCTATTCATTTCAATTGGAAGATTGGGCATTTCAATATGATTATGCCTACGAAAAATTGACCGGACATTTTAAGACAAAATCTTTAAAAGGTTTTGGAATAGAAAATATGGAATTAGCTGTTATTGCAGCAGGTTCTGTTTTCGCATATTTAGTGGAAGATACACATCATAAACTATTAGACCATATTACCAATATTCAGCGCTTGCCTCAGGATACCTTTGTTTGGATGGATGATTTTACTATACGCAATCTGGAACTTATCGGAGGTACGGATTCACAATCTGTATCCCTGCTTAAAATTTTGGATAAGACCTATACAAATATGGGAGGTAGAATGTTAAGACGATGGCTATTATCACCGCTAAAAGATGTTGAAACGATCAATCGAAGGCTGGATGTTGTTGGCTTTCTTATACAACATTCAGATATCTCAATAAAAATTGCAGAAGATTTAAAAGGAATATCCGACGTAGAAAGATTATTAGGGAAACTCGCCGGAGAGAGGATTTCACCGAAAGAGTTAGGGTACTTAAGAGACTCTTTACTACGATATAAATCAATTGAGAAAGTTCTTAAAGAAAATAATCAGAAACTGGCACTGCATTTTGGGCAGTTTAAAGAATTGCAGGATGTACTTACCTGGATGCAGAGTAACCTTCAGGATGAATTACCCGTTGCTCTTGTTAAAGGAAATGTCATAAGGGAAGGAGTTAGTGAAGATTTGGACAAGCTTCGTACTTTGAAAAATCATGGAAAAGAATATCTGGAAAATTTGTGTCTTAAAGAATCAGAGCGTACAGGTATACCAAGTCTGAAAATTGATTTTAATAATGTTTTTGGGTACTATCTGGAAGTTAGAAATACGCATAAAGACAAAGTGCCGGCTGAGTGGATACGAAAGCAGACGCTGGTAAATGCAGAAAGATATATAACAGAAGAGTTAAAAGAATATGAAACACAAATTTTAGGAGCAGAAGAAAAAATTTCCCTATTAGAATCGGATTTATATAAGGATTTGTGTGCAAAAGTAAAAGAAAAGCTTATAGATATCCAAAGCAATACCCGTATCATAGCAACACTGGATACCTTGCTTTCATTTTCAGAAGTGGCATTGGAAAACTCATATACACACCCACATTTAAATGACTCTAAAGTTATTGATATAACCGACGGTAGACATCCGGTTATTGAAAGGCAGTTGCCTTTAGGCGAATCCTATGTTGCAAATTCGGTATATCTGGATGATGATAAACAGCAGATATTAATGATTACAGGTCCCAACATGGCTGGGAAATCTGCTTTGTTGCGTCAAACAGCATTAATTGTTTTGATGGCTCAGATAGGAAGTTTTGTTCCGGCTAAGAATGCATCATTAGGTATAGTAGATAAAATTTTTACTCGGGTAGGAGCCTCTGATAATCTTTCAAAAGGGGAATCTACATTTATGGTAGAAATGAATGAAACTGCCAGTATCTTAAATAACATATCTGATCGTAGCCTTATCTTACTTGACGAAATAGGCAGGGGAACCAGCACTTATGATGGTGTTTCCATAGCGTGGGCAATCGCAGAATATTTGCATGAACATCCTACACGGCCTAAAACCTTATTTGCAACTCATTATCATGAGCTTAATGAAATGACAACTTCTTTTTCCAGAATTAAAAATTTTAATGTCAGTATAAAGGAATTAAAGGGAACTATAGTTTTTTTAAGAAAATTAGTGCCTGGAGGAAGCGAGCATAGTTTTGGTATTCATGTAGCAAAACTCGCAGGTATGCCTGTTAAGCTGACACATAGAGCAGAACAGATTTTAAAGACTTTGGAAAAAAACAACCAAAATGAAGATTTGAAAGAAAGAACCAAGACTTTAACAGACGAAAATATGCAATTGAGCTTTTTTCAGTTAGATGATCCTGTTCTGGAAAATATAAGAGAAGAAATTCTTAAAACGGATATCAATTCCCTAACGCCTATCGAAGCCTTAATGAAACTTAATCAGATAAAAAAAATGATAGGAGGATAG
- a CDS encoding Crp/Fnr family transcriptional regulator, translating to MSELLLEHLRSRISITDQEFKLLIGKLELKKVKKKEILLRIGEVCNYTYFVTNGLLYSFSTDLEGNEHVIHFAWEDFWISNLYSFINRTPSQISIVALEDSELYLLRHDVLESIFSEIPGMERFHRILFQKAYTSMQQRLDCTLSVPAVERYIRLLEENPQILQRIPLHLIASYLGITPESLSRIRRKLMTKP from the coding sequence ATGAGTGAATTGCTTCTTGAACATCTTCGTTCCAGAATATCTATTACTGATCAGGAATTTAAATTATTGATAGGTAAGCTGGAGTTAAAAAAGGTTAAAAAAAAGGAAATACTTCTTCGTATTGGTGAAGTATGCAACTATACTTACTTTGTTACTAATGGATTACTCTATTCTTTTTCAACCGATTTGGAAGGAAACGAGCATGTTATTCATTTTGCCTGGGAAGATTTTTGGATTTCCAACCTTTACAGCTTTATAAACAGAACTCCGTCCCAAATTAGTATTGTCGCATTGGAAGATTCGGAGTTATATTTACTCAGACATGATGTTTTGGAATCAATTTTTAGTGAAATACCAGGGATGGAAAGATTCCACAGAATTTTGTTTCAAAAAGCTTATACTTCTATGCAACAAAGGCTTGACTGTACGTTAAGCGTTCCTGCTGTAGAAAGATATATAAGGTTACTTGAGGAGAACCCTCAAATTTTGCAACGTATTCCTTTACATCTAATTGCTTCTTATCTAGGTATTACCCCTGAAAGTTTGAGTCGCATTCGCAGGAAATTAATGACAAAACCCTGA
- a CDS encoding DUF6427 family protein, translating to MHSNTPFKKYFFAVLGLWVIFSGIFVYFFKPEQEETGKIVKVLALSSLSFILNIVTILNSKFKKKRKIWALAIYGLLFISSFQEFFNYNIGITYVLLSLALLLFLDVFSIPSSLKYFNIGMLVTISSFLYFPVAIIVLLFLFMTVVYYEEKINISQYLAGVLVTAILIFEIAYLSDHLNYIQEWVGNLSIPEFHFEYQIPILIILIIILIYGWINQYSNPNISDDIQISSQHTILVFYLLFWILIYAFFMGGNYELLIFISLPVSLIISRSM from the coding sequence ATGCACTCAAACACTCCATTCAAAAAATATTTTTTCGCTGTTTTAGGATTATGGGTTATTTTCTCTGGAATATTTGTGTATTTTTTTAAACCCGAACAAGAAGAAACAGGCAAAATTGTTAAGGTTTTGGCCTTAAGTTCACTATCTTTTATATTAAATATAGTGACTATTTTAAACTCTAAATTCAAGAAAAAAAGAAAAATCTGGGCATTAGCCATATACGGGTTACTCTTTATTTCTTCATTTCAGGAGTTTTTTAATTATAATATTGGAATTACCTATGTTTTGTTATCATTAGCATTATTATTGTTCCTCGATGTTTTTTCTATTCCTTCTTCCCTCAAATACTTTAACATAGGAATGCTGGTCACTATATCCAGTTTTTTATATTTTCCGGTGGCGATTATAGTCTTGCTATTCCTTTTTATGACAGTTGTTTATTATGAAGAGAAAATCAATATTTCACAATATCTGGCAGGAGTTTTAGTTACAGCAATACTTATTTTTGAAATCGCATATCTTTCAGATCACTTAAACTATATTCAGGAATGGGTAGGCAATTTATCAATTCCGGAGTTTCATTTTGAATATCAAATTCCTATTCTAATTATTCTCATCATTATATTAATCTACGGATGGATAAATCAATATTCAAATCCTAATATTTCAGACGATATACAAATATCCTCACAACATACCATTTTGGTTTTTTATCTTCTTTTCTGGATTCTTATTTATGCCTTTTTTATGGGGGGTAATTATGAATTGCTAATATTTATTAGCCTTCCGGTTAGCCTCATTATATCCAGGAGTATGTAA